The following are encoded in a window of Limibacter armeniacum genomic DNA:
- a CDS encoding SusD/RagB family nutrient-binding outer membrane lipoprotein, with product MKKINKLLFVFALATSTMFGGCDSFVEGYEDDPTRPLSVGMDVTLSSAQSYTIYVQSDDIARFTAIVMQQVTGADRQFLAAQRYNIQRGDFDTPWSFNGYSGAMQDLKNLMIQAEGQSSPHYSGVAKVLMAVNLGVLTDAFGDIPYSEAFQGVENLKPKFDSQESIYTEIQSLLDGAIADLKKESVLSPAADDLIYGGDLAKWEMFAYGLKARYLNHLSKLSQYDANAVLSALSKSFATNEDDAQFVFMSSTLQSNPWNQFLVQREGYIALEGYMYDMMAEKADPRAPLYGEGGFYFQATSPIPMMTYVEAKFIEAEALLSQGKTVEAETAFQAAVRANMEKVGVDTADIETYMTAHGSFTAGTELEQLMEEKYVAMFTHPESWVDWRRSGVPSIVAPANSELSGGQIPRRFPYAESEYLYNSQNVPELDKEAGLTQRMWWDK from the coding sequence GAAAAAGATCAATAAATTATTATTTGTGTTTGCGCTAGCAACCTCTACAATGTTTGGAGGATGTGACAGCTTCGTAGAAGGGTATGAAGATGACCCTACGCGTCCACTTTCAGTTGGTATGGATGTGACACTGAGTAGTGCTCAATCCTATACAATATATGTTCAGTCTGATGATATAGCTAGGTTCACAGCAATTGTGATGCAGCAAGTAACAGGAGCTGACCGTCAATTCTTGGCAGCACAACGTTACAATATTCAAAGAGGGGACTTCGATACACCTTGGTCATTTAATGGGTATTCAGGTGCTATGCAAGACTTGAAAAACCTAATGATACAGGCAGAAGGACAGAGCTCACCTCATTACTCAGGTGTTGCTAAGGTATTAATGGCTGTAAACTTAGGGGTATTAACAGATGCTTTTGGTGATATTCCTTATTCTGAGGCTTTTCAAGGAGTTGAAAACTTAAAGCCAAAGTTTGATTCTCAGGAGAGTATTTATACAGAAATCCAATCTTTGCTTGATGGAGCCATCGCTGACTTAAAGAAAGAAAGTGTATTGTCTCCAGCCGCAGATGACCTGATATATGGTGGAGACCTTGCAAAGTGGGAAATGTTTGCTTATGGTTTGAAAGCAAGGTATTTGAATCATCTTTCAAAACTATCTCAGTACGATGCTAATGCAGTATTATCTGCTCTATCAAAATCGTTTGCGACAAATGAGGATGATGCACAGTTTGTCTTTATGTCTTCAACGCTTCAGTCAAACCCATGGAATCAATTCTTGGTGCAAAGAGAGGGTTATATAGCCTTAGAAGGTTATATGTATGATATGATGGCCGAAAAGGCAGATCCGAGAGCTCCATTATATGGTGAAGGTGGTTTCTATTTTCAGGCAACCTCACCAATCCCAATGATGACATATGTTGAAGCTAAATTTATTGAGGCAGAAGCACTACTTTCACAAGGTAAAACAGTCGAGGCAGAAACTGCTTTTCAAGCAGCTGTAAGAGCTAATATGGAGAAAGTAGGAGTAGATACTGCTGATATTGAGACTTATATGACTGCTCATGGTTCATTTACTGCAGGTACTGAACTAGAGCAATTAATGGAAGAGAAATACGTGGCAATGTTCACACACCCTGAGTCTTGGGTTGACTGGAGAAGGTCTGGAGTTCCATCAATTGTAGCTCCAGCAAACTCAGAGCTGTCAGGAGGTCAGATCCCTAGAAGGTTTCCTTACGCTGAATCAGAGTACTTATATAATTCTCAAAATGTACCTGAATTAGATAAAGAAGCTGGCCTTACCCAAAGAATGTGGTGGGATAAATAA